The nucleotide window TTGGATTTGGTTATTATAATCACTGAACACATTCCTATTCATGACACTATGGGAATCATGGCTTATGCAAAAGCAAAAGGCGTCACTGTTATTGGACCAAACACTCCTGGTGTAATTTCCCCTAAAGTGGGAAAACTTGGTATCATGCCTACACATATCTTCTCTGAAGGTGATGTTGGAGTTATTTCCAGAAGTGGTACATTGACTTACGAAATTGCAAGCCAATTGACCCGTGCAGGAATTGGACAAAGTACTTGTGTAGGTATTGGAGGAGACCCTGTTATCGGTACTCCATACATTGAAGTATTGGATATGTTCGAAAACGACCCTGATACAAAAGAAATCGTATTGATTGGTGAAATCGGTGGAGGTGCTGAAGAAGCTGCTGCTGAATACATCAAGGACAATATTACAAAACCTGTTGTAGCTTATATTGCAGGTCTTTCTGCACCACCTGGAAAAAGAATGGGTCACGCAGGAGCTATCATTGCTGGTAACTCAGGTACTGCAAAAAGCAAAATGGAAGCTTTGGCAGCTGCTGGTGTAAAAGTAGCTACAAAACCTTCTGAAATAGTGGAATTTATTAAAGAAGTTCGTGGAGAATAATCTCTCCATCTTTTTTTTATTTTCTAAATTATCAAAATTACACAAATCTAAAAAATTAAAATTTACAGAAACTCTATTTTTATAGGAAAACTATTTTTCTCGGTGAT belongs to Methanobrevibacter ruminantium and includes:
- the sucD gene encoding succinate--CoA ligase subunit alpha; this encodes MIILNENTKCLVQGITGKQGQFHTEQMIKYNTKIVAGVTPGKGGQEVCGVPVFDSIEEAKENVDVNASIIFVPAPFAKDAAFESIDHLDLVIIITEHIPIHDTMGIMAYAKAKGVTVIGPNTPGVISPKVGKLGIMPTHIFSEGDVGVISRSGTLTYEIASQLTRAGIGQSTCVGIGGDPVIGTPYIEVLDMFENDPDTKEIVLIGEIGGGAEEAAAEYIKDNITKPVVAYIAGLSAPPGKRMGHAGAIIAGNSGTAKSKMEALAAAGVKVATKPSEIVEFIKEVRGE